The Paenibacillus wynnii DNA window CCTAGTTACTGCACCTTATTTTCGCGACTATGTCCGTGGCCTTACTACGAATCTTCTCCATATCACCAACGATGAGCTGGATCAGGGCGGACTAAACGTATATACAACGCTAGATCAAGATATGCAACGTGCAGCAGAAACCGCAGTAGAGAAAGAAATGGATGGGGATGGGGAGCTTGAAACCGCGCTGGTATCCGTCGATCCTCGGAATGGCTATCTAAAGGCTATGGTTGGGGGTAAAAACTACCGGACGAATCAGTTTAATCATGCACTTTCTTCGACACGTCAGCCCGGCTCGTCTTTTAAGCCGATTATGTACTTGACCGCTTTATCCACCAAGACAATGACCGGCCTATCCGTATTCAACAGTCAGCCGACGCTTTTTCATTATGATAACAACCGAAAGACCTATCAGCCCCGCAACTTTGGGGACAAGTATCTTGGAGAGATTAATATGCGCCAGGCGATAGCAGCCTCGGATAATATATATGCTGTAAATACGATTATGAAGGTAGGGGCGGATAAGGTAGCTGAAATGGCTGCTAAAATGGGCATAGTCAGCCCGCTCCAAAGTGTACCTTCTCTTGCCCTTGGCACTTCACCGGTCAGCCCGCTGGAGATGGCCTCAGCCTTTGCGGTGATTGGAGGCGGGGGAATCCAGACACCCCTCACTGTAATCCTGAAAGTTACTGATGCCAGAGGCGATACTCTCTATGAAGCCCCTAGTCCACAGGGTAAGACTGTGGTGGAGCCGGCAGCAGCCTATGTATTGACTCGATTAATGGAAGGTGTATTTGAAGCAGGGGGTACCGGGAACCGAGTAGCTCCCATTATTAAACGCCCTGTAGCCGGTAAAACTGGAACGACCGACACCGATGCATGGATGGTGGGCTTCACCCCTGAACTTTCCACTGCAGTGTGGGTTGGCTACGATAAGGGGCGCAATATAACTACGGCTGATGGGCGGCGGGCGGCTCCTATTTTTGCGCAGTTTACTGAAAAGGCACTTGAGAATGTACCGCCTAAAATTTTCCCCATTCCTGACGGTGTTGTCAGTGTATATATCAATCCTGAGTCCGGCAAATTAGCCACATCCGGCTGCCCTACAAAGGAGCTGGATACCTTTATCAGCGGCACAGAACCCACTGAATATTGTGATCAGCATGGAAGTGACAGCCCAAACTCCGAGGGAGAAGGCTCTACTACACCTATCGATCCCACCAAGGAGGATGGTTCCCTCTGGGATGATATTAAACGCTGGTGGCTGAACTAGTCTTTGTTGCCAATCGCGTCTGCCGTGGGATACCATGAGACCAACCCACGAGTGGGTCATCTTATACTCATGAACGAGGGGGAGACTGCCATGAATGCCGACAACCATCCCGTAAAAGATCTGCTAACCCCAACCTGCCGCTGCCCCAATCATTCTATAACTATACCGCTCTTGAAGCCGCCCCGCGTCTGTTAGGGCAGCATTTAATCCGCCGTACAGAAGAGGGAGACATCGTTTGCCGTATCGTAGAAACCGAAAGCTATGGCGGGATTGAGGATAAGGGGAGTCACGCTTACGGAGGCCGACGCACAACCCGCACAGAGATTATGTTCAACGCTGGTGGTGCAGCGTACATCTATTTAATTTACGGGATACATTACTGCCTTAATGTGGTGACCGCTGAGCAGGATAATCCCCATGCGGTGCTCATTCGGGCGGTACAGCCGCTCAGTCCCGCTGATGCAGAATATATGGCCGTTAATCGTAATATCAAGATTAAGAGAGCTTCTGACTTGTCCGGTGGGCCGGGTAAGCTCTGTCGGGCACTAAGAATAGATAAGAGTCTTAACGGCACACGTCTTGATGCTCCTGGAGGGTCGCTATGGCTTGAACAAGGTGACGATCCTGCAACTCTTGATATTGTGCAGGCACCCCGCATCAACATTCCTTATGCCGAAGAATATGCTATTCAGCCCTGGCGTTTCTATATTAAAGACAACCCCTACCTTTCTGTAAAAGAGAAAAATGAACAGGTTTTTACATGGACTTAAATTCCACTTTGTGGTTTCGGATCTTAATAATTGGGTATAAAAATAGAGAACCCTAATAAACCTCTCTCGCTGGAACTTATGCTGGAGAGGTTTTCTATGCTTGGTAGAATACCATGGAAATTCTAAATATGTATGCGCTTTCTCCTATACCTTAAATTACATTTACTGTATAATCATTTACGACCACCAAATCTTAAGATTAAATGAGGGACATGGAATGAAGGATACAGGCATGATCCGGAGTTTAGACAGTCTTGGACGAATTGTGGTTCCCGTTGAAATCCGCATGACACGCAATATTGACATTGGGGATCCTATAGAGTTTTTTGTTCTGGATGAGAGCATTATTGTACTAAGAAAGTACACATCGACCGAATGTACGTTTTGCAGAAGTCTGGATAATGTCTCTTACTACAAAGATCAGTTTATTTGCAGCCATTGTCTGAGTGAGTTGAGTCTTCCAGAGCGTCATTTAGAGGATTCTGCACCGCCTCCTAACGCAGGAGAACCTGCCTACGAGGCCAATAGGAAGAAAAGAGCCCGAACCGAAGAGATGAAGGTTCTGCTGGAGCAGGCCATAAAAGATTATCCTCATGCAAATCAAAAAGAGATTGCCGATAAGCTCGGCATCAGCCAGGCAAGAGTAAGCCAGCTTAAAAGAAGGCTTAACCTTTAATATTATAGGATGATCTACTCGTATGTTAAAAAAGGCTACGCTCTTCCTTCATCAGGAGAGCGTAGCCTTTCTATGTTTTATTTAACAGTACCCTATGATACAGATACTACTTTTCACTATTTCTTTAGTCTGAAAGTGCTGCTTTCAGCTCTTGAGGTGAAGCTGCCCACCATTCTGCATTATGAGCTATAAGCAGAGATTGCAGCGCGGCCTTCTCCACATGGCCCAAACCCTCTACAATTACCTTCCGCTTCAAGGAAGCATCGAGCTTATTCACATGATCGGCAAGAATCTTCCAGCCCCGCCGTGCCTCTGTATCTATCCACATTTCACAAGCAGTCAATCCGGCATAGAACTGGCCTTCCACTGTGCGATCTACAGCTACCCATACAAGCCACACTTGTCTGCCTGCAGGAACATCTTCGCGATTCGTTGAGAACTTAATGCCCTTCTCTACCTTACTCTTGGCGTGCATAGCACCAATATCTATTACTGCCTCGCCACCATCGATAATAACAGGCGATACATTGTTCAGATCAATAGAGCCTGCTCCGAACCCTTTATGTTTGCTCTTGGCGTTCACAATATTCAAAGCAATCTGCTTTTTGCCCTCCGGCTGTACGTTATCCATGCTGCACGTCCCTTCTCCTGCGAATAATTTAATTTTAGCTAATAATACAGCGAATGCAAACATATACATCCCGTAGATGCTTGTCAACGGGAGGAATCACAGTATGAAGCTATGGTCACTACGGTTCAAAATCATGACAGGGACTCTGGCAGCCCTCTGTCTGCTGGGAGGAGGAATGTGGGCATTCTCCGGGCATAACCCCTTAAATGAAAACACCTTTGCTCCAGAAAAGGCCAAGTCCCCCATTACCGCCAAAAAAGGAACTCCTGCAAGCCCAATCACCCCGGAGCGAATACCACCTAAGAAAGCTGAAGCCATGAGCCATAGAGTTGTAGAATATCACATTAATGTGCGGTTTGATCCGGATACAAGTGCTTTAAAGGCATCTGAGACGGTGACCTGGACTCACCCGGGCTCCAAACCTGTCAATGAATTGTACTTCCATCTTTACCCTAATGCCTTTTCTTCCATGGATACAACCTTCATGAAAGAGTCGGGAGGCAAGCTGCGCAGTGATTCAATGCCTTCGAACGGATTCGGCAGTATGACTCTAACCGATCTGCGTACCACTGAGGGGGTTTCTCTGCTTCAAAGAATGCAGTATGTACAGCCTGATGATGGGAATGTAAACGACAAATCCTTGGTAAAAGTACATCTTCCACAGTCCGTAAAGGGCGGTCAGAGCATCACGCTTAAACTTCAATACGAGGTAAAGATGCCGAAAATATTTGCACGCATGGGGACTTCTGGCAATTTCGTTATGGCTGGACAGTGGTTCCCCAAGCTTAGTGTTTACGAACCGACGGATACACGCGGGGTCAGAGAAGAAGGCTGGAACTTACATCAATATCACGGCACTTCAGAGTTTTACAGTGACTTCGGTATCTACAATGTAGCCATTTCCGTTCCATCCAACTACACCGTAGCCGCTACTGGTTTTCCTATAAAAAACCCCAAGGTTGTTCAAAACTATAAAACCTATCAGTTCTATGCAGACGATGTACATGACTTTGCTTGGGCGGCCTCTCCTGACTTTGTGGTTGCCCAGCAGGCCTTCTCCTCGCCTGAGGTTCCAGGGGTGCGAATCAAGCTCTACCTTGATCCGCTGCACAAGGACTTACAAGAGCGATATTTTCAGGCTGCCAAAGCGGCTCTAACATATTTCAGTAAATGGTACGGACCTTATCCCTACTCTTCGTTATCTATAGTGGTTCCGCCTGAGCTGGGTAACGGGGCCGGAGGTATGGAGTATCCAACTCTCATTACAGCCTTCGGAGCCAACGGAACATCACCTGACACCTCACTTGAGCGAACCGTCATTCATGAAATCGGTCATCAATACTTCTACGGCATGGTTGCTAACAACGAGTTTGAGGAGGCCTGGCTGGATGAAAGCTTCACCTCCTATGCTGAAGATAAACTGATGGAGAAGGAATATGGTATTGCGCCTAACCTGGCCCTACAAGCAAGCCTCGTAGAAAAGCCGGAGCCGCTGAACCTGGAAACCTGGAGATATAAAGGAAAGGGCGTATACACCCAAAATGTATACATAAGGGGTAAATTGGTGCTGAAGGACATCGAGCTCAGAATTGGCTCCAAGGCGATGGATGCCGTTTTGTCCACGTACGCCAAAAAGTACCGCTTCGGCCATCCCTCAACCTATGATTTTCAAAAAACGGTTGAAAAGGTGACCGGACAGTCCTGGGAAAGTTACTTCGAGCACTATATCTATAGCGGAGGTGCCCCTGACTTTTCGCTTGATCATATATCAAGCATCCGTAAGGAGCTCCAGAACAAGAATGACTCTTACCTTTATGAATCACAGGTGAAGATACGCAATAAAGGAACTCCATATTCAAATGTAAGTCTGAAATTCACCTTTACTGACGGACATACCATGCAGCGGGTATGGGACGGACAGGGTGCAGAGGCTACTTTTCAGTTACTATACAGCGCCCCTCTTCTGTCAGCTGAAATTGATCCCGAGCATTCCATATTGCTTGAGAATAAACATATTAATAATTTTAGATTGGCCGAGCTTGAACGGGATACCGTTTCCCGGTGGACGCTCACTGCAACAAAACTTATAGAGACTGTGCTTGGAACTCTGTCCTGGTGAGGTGAATGATCTTGAGAGTATCGATAACCCGCGGCTTTCACAGCATGAAAGAGCAGTTTTATATTCTAATTTTGTTGTTCATATATCGGTTACTCTGGGGCTACTCTATGTATGGATTCGTGCGGCATGCTATTGTACCCATTCTGCTGCGTTATCCCAACGAGCAAGCTGGCGGCAGTGGAATGAGCAGACTGCTGTTCTACATCGAGGGTCAATTCAGCCTCAGCAGCGATCCTGACGTACAGCGTTGGCTGTGGATGCTGCTGGCCATAACCATACTAAAGTTGCTGCTGTCGCCCTTTATTCGGGCTGGACTGATCCATGAACTGCATCAGGAGTCCAAAGGTGTGCGTGGTCTTTTCTTCTTCCCCGGCATGAAGCTCTATGGCTTACCTGTTCTGATCTTCAGCCTTGTAGAATGGCTACTGGCTCTTGTGCCTCTATACTGGTTGGCCCCGAGAATATACAAGCTGCTCTTGTCCTCATTTCTGGACTATTCGTTGCTGTTAAAGATCAGCCCTTATCTCTTAGTGTGGCTAATTTATATTTTTATCATCCGGTTGTGCCTGTTATATATGCAATTCGGTTACACCAGTGATACGGGCATGTTCTACTCCCTTATTCTCTGTTTGCGGCATATCATCCCTGCACTAGTCACTGCGGCTATCCTAGGGGCAGGCGGATTGCTCATCCTGCTCTTATGTGGATTGACGGGCATCTTTTGCCCCGGATTACCAGCACTCCTTATTCGGCAGATTTCCCCTCTTCCCTCTACCTTCTTCAAAATGTGGGGTTTGGCGGCCCAGTATCACCTGTGGCAAAGCAAGCTTCCAAGTAATAATTAAGATGACCTATGGGCATATATAAGGAGTCTTCGTTCCTAGAACTAGGAGCCGAGACTCTTTTTTGATTAAATATGAATAGAACGTTTGCAAAACAGTAAATCCTTTGTTACAATGATGCCTGTACTGATAGTAACAAGTTTGTAATCTTTTAAGAAATTTCGTAACTATTCAGTACAAAATTGGAGTACCTGTCGCTGTTGTTATGTTACGATTTAGGTGCACAAAACGCCAAATTCCTGAGCACCAGGAAGTGGGGGAACCATATTTTGGGTGAATTGATCTCCTTACAGAGGGATCATAGGGGGCCTTCCACCGAACCCTTAAGCTAACCTCGCCGGCACTAGGAGGAATACATCTTTGAAAAGTCATAACTTTAAGAAAAAATGCACCGCAGCCGCATTGGGGCTTGTGATGGCATTCACCCTTGGTAGCAGCAGCGCTTTTGCTGACTCCAGAATGGATACAGTCATTGCTAAAACCATAGGAACGACGTATAAATTCGGTGGCACCAGTACAGCCGGCTTTGACTGTTCAGGGTTCACCAAATATGTATTCACTAAAGTAGGTCTTACCTTACCCCGTACTTCAAAAGCTCAATTCAAAGTAGGGACTCCCGTCCCGCGCAACAAGCTCCGTTCCGGTGACTTGATTTTCTTCAACACATTCGGAAAAGGCGTGTCCCATGTTGGTATTTATGTCGGCAATGGAAAATTTGCACAATCTTCTTCATCACGCGGTGTAAATATTAGTTCGCTGAGCCAGTCCTACTGGGCCAACCGCTACGTTGGCGCTAAAAGAGTTATGAGTACTACAGCATATAAAGCTGTTGCTTTTGATTGATCTATCCTAGCTAAATAACTAAATACTTAATCGAACATATAGCCCGGAACATGATTATTGCCGTAATCATTTTCGGGTTTTTCTTTATTTCCTTATTCTACCTTTTACACGTATTGAACGATGCTGAAACGCTTTTTTGGATAAAAAATGAAAAAAAACTTAAAAACTTGTCCATTTAGCGCCGCAACAGGATTTAACAGGCTATATAGCTATCAAATATCTCAATATTTTCACATTAATATGTTATAAGTGATTGCCAACTTGGGCTCTGTTTGTTACAATAATCGCAGTGAGTTTTTAGTAACATTTTTGTAATGAATAGCCCGTCCTTTTTGAACCTTTTGTCATGTGTTTCAGATAAGTTTATCTGCATCATCAGTACGTGCCGAGTTTCCTTAATAAAACAAGGAAAACGGGGGAACCACTTTGGGTGAATTGACCTCCTATTCTAAGAGGGGTCATAGGGGACCTTCAACCGAACCCTTAAGCTAACCTCGTAGGCATTTGGAAGGGGTTTACACTTTTGAAGAAAAAGTTAGCAGCCGCAGTACTTAGCTTTTCCATTATTTTTACCGCAATCGGAGCAGGAAGCGCTTTCGCGGATTCCAAGATGGACAAAGTAATCGATAAAGCTATCGGAACTAAATATGTAGCCGGTGGAGTATCGACAAACGGCTTTGATTGCTCTGGTTTTACCATGTACGTCTTCGACAAGATCGGTATTGATTTGCCACACCAATCTGGTTCTCAGTATCAAATGGGTACTGCAGTTTCCCGTAATGAATTAAGAGCTGGAGATCTTCTATTCTTCAATACCAGTGGAAAAGGCGTTTCACATGTCGGCATTTATGTCGGCGATGGTAAATTTGCACATGCTTCATCTTCACGCGGTGTAACCATTAGTACGCTGAGTGACAGTTACTACGTCAACCGCTACGTTGGCGCCAAACGAATTATGAGCACAAGTGCTTATAAGACCGTTGCAAGTGATGTTCAAGAAGACAATGACGATGTACAATAAGTAATACCGATAAGCTCTACTCCGCGATTTTTGCCGAAATCCTGGAGGGGGCTTATTTTTTTTGTCTTATTTTTTCGCCATACTTATTTTTACCCTTCTCATCAACCGTAAAACATCAAATCGCCCCTTAAATCGTTATTTAATAAATTATTTTTTTGTAAATTTTTTCCTTCAATAAAGTTCTTGAGTCGATTATGGCTCTTTTTGTATATAATTAGATATAGATTACTTCCCTGAAAGGAGGTCTTTGACCTATGATTAGTTCTCCTGTAACCTTCCGTGTGGTTCCGATGGAAATCACACATGCAGAAGAGATCTGCCTTTGGAATTATGAACCCCCCTATAACATTTATGGTTGGCAACGCTGGGATCAAATGCAGGCGCTGGGCATAGAATTCGGAGACCCAGAGATACGAAGTCATCAATATGTATCTGTGTTAAATGATCAGGATGTATTTTGCGGTTTTGCTCAGCTCTTCCCAATGGAAGGTGTTGTCAGGCTAGGCATAGGCATGAACCCTGATTTTTGCGGACATGGACTAGGAAAGCTGTTCGTGGATTCTATAGTTAAGGTAGCGTTGAAACGTTATCCTGAATGGGAAATAGATCTCGAAGTCCTCACTTGGAACCAACGTGCTATCCGAACCTATCGCAAATGCGGTTTTACGATTACGGACACCTATGAACGGCGGACACCCACTGGAGATAAGCCATTTTATTGCATGGTCTATGATAAATAGCACCTTAATTTCCACCTTTTTAAGAATAGGCTCTAAATCCGTTCATTTTTTTGCCACAAGTGCTATGATACCGCTTCACCTTCCGTTATAATATAGGAAATAGCTTACATAGAAGGGACGATTGCGGATGCAAAAATGGATAATGAGCGGTTTATTCTTTGCCGCCTGCGCCTTTGCAGTAATACTGATGTTCACTCTACCAGGTAAAGAACAGGTAGCCGAGCAGAACAATCCTACAATGCCCGTAGTCCAACTGGACTCGGCAAAGGCTGAAGCAACAGCACAAAAGGCCCAATGTATCACTTGTCACGGAGACCAATTACAGGGTGGAGTTGGCCCTAGCTTGCAGAACATAGGCAGCGAGCATGATGCTGAAGAAATTTTTAGCATTGTGGCCAAAGGCAGCGGGCAAATGCCTTCCTTTAAGGAAAAACTTGCGCCGGAAGAAATTGCGAACATCGCGATGTGGCTATCGGAAAAGAAATAAACTAACCATCTGAAATCATACTTTCCTTATCGTCCATACAACAAATACGCCTGTGCAGAGGAGCTTTTCTCCTACATGCACAGGCGTATTGTGTGTTCGGGCTTTTATTTTTGGTCATACGGTTACCTAACGGTTCTTCTCAAAGGCTTCATTAAATTGATGGGCTTCACGAATATCAACAGAAGTAATTCCGCCTTCATTATGGGTTGTAAGCCGAAGGGTTACAGCTTTATAGTCAATCGTAATATGAGGGTGGTGGTTAAATGCCTCTGAGATCGTGGCTACTTCATCCACAAATGCAATTCCCTTCATGAATTCATTGAACATGTATTTACGTACCATCGATTCATTATCCAGCTTCCAACCTTCGATCTTGCCTACCTGTTCAAGCAACTCTTGCCCCGTAAATAACAATTTTTGTTTCCTCCCTTATTAAAGGTAGCTTATAAGCAAACATCCCTTAGTTTCTTAGTCCAAGGGATGTACCAAAATCATGGCAATTTTCAGTTAGTGTATTCTTCCCTTGCAACAAATATAACTGAACTAACATTAATTTTACCATGGACTGGGAGCCTCAGGCAACTTAGCACCCGGCTTGCAGCGTCCTTAAACGAGTGGGACGGAGGCTAGATCTTCTTCCCCGACCAAAATATTGATGCGGTGTGTCTCCTTGTCATACATAACAACTCCGCCGCCTACCTGAATCACCGGTTCTTCACCAAGAGCAAAGAATAGATCCTCAGCCAAAGCCTCCCAAACCTCAAGCTTTGATTCCTCAGGCAGCTCCTTCCATTCATCAGATTCCATCTCAAAAAATAGATAACCGTCCGAAATACGTCCTACTGCTACCGTTAATTCATTCAAAATATCAGCGTAATCTCTACCATGCTTTACACCCACAACAATCACTCCGTTTTCTTCACAGATGGATAATTACTTACTTATCTATTATAGCCGAAAAAATGACTTCACAAAAAAGGGAATCCTGTCGATAAATAAGAATATACGTTGGTCGTATCGTGCAAGTGTCCCACCGCCGTTCAAGGATGATAAAAGCGGTATAGTCGGATCACTTCTTAAAACTCATGGACGAGGTGCATAATGGAAATTTCAACAATAATCGGTATAGTTCTCAGCTTGATCGCAGTATTATGGGGGATGGTCCTCAAAGGCGCCCCTCTTTACAGTTTATTGGCCCCGGCAGCTTACGTAATTATCTTGCTAGGTACTGCAGCGTCACTGTTCATGGCTTTTCCAATGAACGAAATGAAGAAGATTCCCAAGCTATTCAAAATCGTTTTTGTCAGCCAAAAGTTAATCAAAAAGAATGATTTAATCACTATGTTTATGGAGTGGGCCTCCATTACACGCCGCGAAGGCTTGCTGGCTCTAGAATCCAAGGTTGATGAAATAGAGGATGCTTTCCTTCGAAACGGTATGCGGATGATCATTGACGGTAATGATCAGGAGTTTGTCCGCGATGTTCTTATGGAAGATATCCATGCTACAGAAGATCGGCATAAAGCAGGAGCACTTATTTTTTCTCAAGCAGGTATGTATGCTCCGACTCTAGGGGTTCTTGGAGCCGTTATCGGTCTGATTGCGGCCATGGCGGATATGGGTGAGATGGAGAAGCTGGCTCATGCCATCGGGGGAGCTTTCATGGCCACAGTGCTTGGTATCTTTACCGGGTACGTGTTATGGCATCCGATTGCAACAAAGCTAAAGCGTTTGTCTAAACGCGAGATTGAAATCCGGCTAATGATGGTTGAAGGCTTGCTTTCCATTCAATCCGGTGTTTCCACAATTGCGATTAATCAAAAGCTCTCCGTATTCCTCACTCCTTCAGAGCGTACCAAGATGAACGAGAAGGAGGCTGGCTCGGGTGAGCAAAAAGATTAGGCACGAGGAACACGAGGAGCATGCCGACGAATCTTGGCTGCTCCCATATTCCGATCTAATGACGCTACTTGTCGCCCTGTTCCTTGTTCTGTATGCCATGAGTGCAACCGACGCCAAAAAGTTCGAAGAGATGAGTCAGGCATTCAGCTCCGCCCTTAATGGTGGAACAGGTATTCTAGACAAAAGCTCTGCGACACCCACAGATAGCAGCCTTGATCAGGGTAAAGGCAAGAAAATGGATAATATCATCCAAGAAAATACCGGTGAGGCCGAGATTGCTAAGCTCCGGAAGCAGGAACAGCAAGATCTTGAGAAGCTTAAGAAGCAGTTCGATCAATACATTAAGAATAACGGATTAACCGATCTTTTGAACACTAAGCTGAATCAATCTCAGCTTATGATTACTATCAGCGATAACGCTTTATTCTCCTCGGGACTAGCCCTTGTCAAAGACGATTCCCGTCAATTAGCAAAATCTATATCAACTATGTTGCAGCAATTCCCGGATTATGAAGTACTCGTACAGGGGCATACCGACAATATCCCTATTTCAAACAGCAGCTATTCTTCCAACTGGGATCTTAGTGTGGACCGGGCACTACATTTTATGAAAATATTATTGTTGAACACTAACCTAAACCCTAGGAAATTCAGTCCTATAGGCTATGGAGAATATCATCCGATCGCCGACAACACAACCGCTGATGGCCGTGCCAAAAACCGACGTGTAGAGGTCTCCATCCTTCGGAAGTACCAGGATCCCAATGCGGTAAATACCGTTGAGGCTTCCTCCAAATAATCAAACTGGTAAAACAATAAGAGCTGTCCCAAAGGTCTCAATAGGCCTCGTGGACAGCTCTTTTCTTTTATTTATTGAAGCTCATAATTCAGCATACTTCCAAGATCGGCCTTCTCTTCCGGCGTCAAATCACGCCATTCTCCCATTTGGAGCGCTCCCAGCCTGATGTTCATAATCCGGATACGCTGGAGCTTTCTGACCTCATAACCAAATGCGCTGCACATACGGCGAATTTGCCTGTTTTTACCCTCTGTTAAAATAATAC harbors:
- a CDS encoding transglycosylase domain-containing protein, giving the protein MTRHSNSPLPKRRFPRILRLLATLIVLFLLAAGGLLGYLYQKELPPASDDIRSKLLDSRGNVLATFSPDGRSREPVDLKDISPLVIQATLAVEDRKFYDHSGFDLKGMGRAVLVNLENGSRTQGASTLTQQLARNLYLSHEKTWTRKAKEAVYTLQLEMKYSKDEILRMYLNEIYYGHGAYGIEAASQMYFGKSAADLNLAESAMLAGIPKGPTYYSPYSHLDNAKKRQRIILSVMAELGEITKSEAEQASMETLNLKPQGKKDTLVTAPYFRDYVRGLTTNLLHITNDELDQGGLNVYTTLDQDMQRAAETAVEKEMDGDGELETALVSVDPRNGYLKAMVGGKNYRTNQFNHALSSTRQPGSSFKPIMYLTALSTKTMTGLSVFNSQPTLFHYDNNRKTYQPRNFGDKYLGEINMRQAIAASDNIYAVNTIMKVGADKVAEMAAKMGIVSPLQSVPSLALGTSPVSPLEMASAFAVIGGGGIQTPLTVILKVTDARGDTLYEAPSPQGKTVVEPAAAYVLTRLMEGVFEAGGTGNRVAPIIKRPVAGKTGTTDTDAWMVGFTPELSTAVWVGYDKGRNITTADGRRAAPIFAQFTEKALENVPPKIFPIPDGVVSVYINPESGKLATSGCPTKELDTFISGTEPTEYCDQHGSDSPNSEGEGSTTPIDPTKEDGSLWDDIKRWWLN
- a CDS encoding DNA-3-methyladenine glycosylase; protein product: MPQSFYNYTALEAAPRLLGQHLIRRTEEGDIVCRIVETESYGGIEDKGSHAYGGRRTTRTEIMFNAGGAAYIYLIYGIHYCLNVVTAEQDNPHAVLIRAVQPLSPADAEYMAVNRNIKIKRASDLSGGPGKLCRALRIDKSLNGTRLDAPGGSLWLEQGDDPATLDIVQAPRINIPYAEEYAIQPWRFYIKDNPYLSVKEKNEQVFTWT
- a CDS encoding AbrB/MazE/SpoVT family DNA-binding domain-containing protein; the encoded protein is MKDTGMIRSLDSLGRIVVPVEIRMTRNIDIGDPIEFFVLDESIIVLRKYTSTECTFCRSLDNVSYYKDQFICSHCLSELSLPERHLEDSAPPPNAGEPAYEANRKKRARTEEMKVLLEQAIKDYPHANQKEIADKLGISQARVSQLKRRLNL
- a CDS encoding YwhD family protein gives rise to the protein MDNVQPEGKKQIALNIVNAKSKHKGFGAGSIDLNNVSPVIIDGGEAVIDIGAMHAKSKVEKGIKFSTNREDVPAGRQVWLVWVAVDRTVEGQFYAGLTACEMWIDTEARRGWKILADHVNKLDASLKRKVIVEGLGHVEKAALQSLLIAHNAEWWAASPQELKAALSD
- a CDS encoding M1 family metallopeptidase, with product MKLWSLRFKIMTGTLAALCLLGGGMWAFSGHNPLNENTFAPEKAKSPITAKKGTPASPITPERIPPKKAEAMSHRVVEYHINVRFDPDTSALKASETVTWTHPGSKPVNELYFHLYPNAFSSMDTTFMKESGGKLRSDSMPSNGFGSMTLTDLRTTEGVSLLQRMQYVQPDDGNVNDKSLVKVHLPQSVKGGQSITLKLQYEVKMPKIFARMGTSGNFVMAGQWFPKLSVYEPTDTRGVREEGWNLHQYHGTSEFYSDFGIYNVAISVPSNYTVAATGFPIKNPKVVQNYKTYQFYADDVHDFAWAASPDFVVAQQAFSSPEVPGVRIKLYLDPLHKDLQERYFQAAKAALTYFSKWYGPYPYSSLSIVVPPELGNGAGGMEYPTLITAFGANGTSPDTSLERTVIHEIGHQYFYGMVANNEFEEAWLDESFTSYAEDKLMEKEYGIAPNLALQASLVEKPEPLNLETWRYKGKGVYTQNVYIRGKLVLKDIELRIGSKAMDAVLSTYAKKYRFGHPSTYDFQKTVEKVTGQSWESYFEHYIYSGGAPDFSLDHISSIRKELQNKNDSYLYESQVKIRNKGTPYSNVSLKFTFTDGHTMQRVWDGQGAEATFQLLYSAPLLSAEIDPEHSILLENKHINNFRLAELERDTVSRWTLTATKLIETVLGTLSW
- a CDS encoding C40 family peptidase encodes the protein MAFTLGSSSAFADSRMDTVIAKTIGTTYKFGGTSTAGFDCSGFTKYVFTKVGLTLPRTSKAQFKVGTPVPRNKLRSGDLIFFNTFGKGVSHVGIYVGNGKFAQSSSSRGVNISSLSQSYWANRYVGAKRVMSTTAYKAVAFD
- a CDS encoding C40 family peptidase, translating into MKKKLAAAVLSFSIIFTAIGAGSAFADSKMDKVIDKAIGTKYVAGGVSTNGFDCSGFTMYVFDKIGIDLPHQSGSQYQMGTAVSRNELRAGDLLFFNTSGKGVSHVGIYVGDGKFAHASSSRGVTISTLSDSYYVNRYVGAKRIMSTSAYKTVASDVQEDNDDVQ
- a CDS encoding GNAT family N-acetyltransferase, which encodes MISSPVTFRVVPMEITHAEEICLWNYEPPYNIYGWQRWDQMQALGIEFGDPEIRSHQYVSVLNDQDVFCGFAQLFPMEGVVRLGIGMNPDFCGHGLGKLFVDSIVKVALKRYPEWEIDLEVLTWNQRAIRTYRKCGFTITDTYERRTPTGDKPFYCMVYDK
- a CDS encoding c-type cytochrome; its protein translation is MQKWIMSGLFFAACAFAVILMFTLPGKEQVAEQNNPTMPVVQLDSAKAEATAQKAQCITCHGDQLQGGVGPSLQNIGSEHDAEEIFSIVAKGSGQMPSFKEKLAPEEIANIAMWLSEKK
- a CDS encoding 4a-hydroxytetrahydrobiopterin dehydratase, with protein sequence MLFTGQELLEQVGKIEGWKLDNESMVRKYMFNEFMKGIAFVDEVATISEAFNHHPHITIDYKAVTLRLTTHNEGGITSVDIREAHQFNEAFEKNR
- the motA gene encoding flagellar motor stator protein MotA, with translation MEISTIIGIVLSLIAVLWGMVLKGAPLYSLLAPAAYVIILLGTAASLFMAFPMNEMKKIPKLFKIVFVSQKLIKKNDLITMFMEWASITRREGLLALESKVDEIEDAFLRNGMRMIIDGNDQEFVRDVLMEDIHATEDRHKAGALIFSQAGMYAPTLGVLGAVIGLIAAMADMGEMEKLAHAIGGAFMATVLGIFTGYVLWHPIATKLKRLSKREIEIRLMMVEGLLSIQSGVSTIAINQKLSVFLTPSERTKMNEKEAGSGEQKD